The following are encoded together in the Blautia obeum ATCC 29174 genome:
- a CDS encoding FeoA family protein has protein sequence MQALSQTNTGDTCTIKWMFGVPEILETMRNMDIKEGSTIQVIQKCRDWLIIGSNNRRLAVGNEVADRIQV, from the coding sequence ATGCAAGCTTTATCACAGACAAACACAGGCGATACCTGTACCATTAAATGGATGTTCGGTGTTCCGGAAATCCTTGAAACTATGAGAAACATGGACATCAAAGAAGGCAGCACCATCCAGGTTATTCAGAAATGCCGCGACTGGCTGATCATCGGAAGCAATAACCGCCGGCTGGCAGTTGGAAATGAAGTAGCAGACCGGATACAGGTATAA